A single genomic interval of Electrophorus electricus isolate fEleEle1 chromosome 2, fEleEle1.pri, whole genome shotgun sequence harbors:
- the bmb gene encoding protein brambleberry isoform X4 translates to MFQRGEVPWMLLLMCLLGNQRSIAEAFFEWLKKAAPTPASMPPASATASSVLHGEVPSFEMSVADEKFLSVAKQMDLSPLDSCHLKVITQLKATCNGLTEEQLAKLGVALFNCQSEVEGRGTYLCTEEMSIKECTADMDSDTWNAYHIVSNRARAVCYATRQQHFRRQAELTVNALISTATSQLDAMKDLKEGQRELRDLTASSLDRLLDGHSTLQLQQGALKEGQEQLDASITTNLQRLAQERALISTGQQLVAQLIQGITQRMENVSEQLKGQGTDVQEGHRAILDDLAEVRGRAQEIYSKMELSLNGVLQQQNTTVQFYGELIGKLERMNTTLGYLLTHLDSMQNRIEDRLSMIQGYLGWAGLSLHAVWTCVMHAGYFLFAAVLLSFLQCPTFSRMSLLITVPVNAIAEVNQQSALDLVTLSLLLVTLSLGHWFVLRLLWMLSKLKSQKCCPAPLPLAPAMETHEQPPDTACGPVMSSTPREADLECDLESEVPYLGQDSFMTGDPCMVALSPSGAVPPRHGRISLGTPSHSTPRLKTRHGHGGVVLERVPQRHLGGVLDAVSQSLGASPSQSVISNSSLSGRPLCSGTTRLGQPCKKRALAGQDFCRVHEGGHNSYSRITN, encoded by the exons ATGTTTCAGAGGGGTGAGGTGCCCTGGATGCTGCTGCTGATGTGCCTGCTGGGTAATCAGCGGAGTATAGCTGAGGCTTTCTTTGAATGGCTGAAGAAGGCTGCACCTACACCAGCCTCTATGCCCCCAGCTTCTGCCACTGCCTCATCTGTTCTGCACGGCGAGGTCCCATCTTTTGAAATGAGTGTTGCGGATGAGAAGTTTTTATCTGTGGCTAAACAGATGGATCTCAGCCCTCTTGACAGCTGCCACCTTAAG GTTATTACTCAGCTCAAGGCTACCTGCAATGGCCTAACGGAAGAACAGCTGGCCAAACTGGGTGTGGCTCTGTTTAACTGCCAGTCAGAAGTGGAGGGTCGCGGGACTTACCTTTGCACTGAGGAAATG tcCATTAAAGAGTGTACAGCGGATATGGATTCAGACACATGGAATGCGTATCACATTGTCAGCAACCGAGCACGCGCCGTGTGTTATGCCACACGCCAGCAGCACTTCCGCCGACAGGCAGAGCTTACCGTCAATGCTCTTATCTCCACGGCAACAAGCCAGCTTGATGCTATGAAAGATTTGAAG gaGGGGCAGCGTGAGCTGCGGGACCTGACTGCGTCATCACTGGACAGGCTGTTGGATGGTCACAGTACCCTGcagctccagcagggggcactaaAGGAGGGCCAGGAGCAGCTGGATGCTTCGATCACCACCAATCTGCAGAGGCTGGCACAGGAGAGAGCCCTCATCAGCACCGGGCAGCAGCTGGTGGCACAGCTGATACAGGGCATTACCCAGAGAATGG AGAATGTTAGTGAGCAGTTAAAGGGTCAAGGTACAGATGTGCAAGAAGGACATCGGGCCATTCTGGATGACCTTGCTGAAGTCCGAGGGCGTGCCCAGGAGATCTACAGTAAAATGG AGCTCAGTTTGAATGGTGTTCTGCAGCAGCAAAACACAACAGTGCAGTTCTACGGTGAGTTGATTGGGAAGCTGGAGCGCATGAATACCACTCTGGGATATCTGCTGACACACTTGGACAGCATGCAGAACCGAATAGAGGATCGACTGAGTATGATCCAGGGATACCTGGGGTGGGCAG GTCTGAGCCTGCATGCCGTGTGGACGTGTGTGATGCATGCTGGGTATTTCCTGTTCGCCGCAGTGTTGCTGTCCTTCCTGCAGTGTCCCACTTTCTCCCGCATGTCTCTGCTCATCACCGTACCCGTCAACGCCATCGCCGAAGTCAACCAGCAGTCGGCCTTGGACCTGGTCACACTTTCGCTGCTCCTCGTCACGCTCTCCCTGG GTCACTGGTTCGTGCTGCGGTTGTTGTGGATGCTGTCCAAGCTGAAGAGCCAGAAGTGttgtcctgctcctcttcctctggctCCTGCCATGGAGACCCATGAACAGCCCCCCGACACTGCCTGTGGCCCGGTGATGTCCTCCACCCCTCGAGA agCTGACCTGGAATGTGATTTGGAATCTGAGGTGCCATATCTTGGTCAGGACAGCTTTATGACGG GTGACCCCTGCATGGTGGCTTTGTCTCCATCTGGCGCTGTTCCACCCAGACATGGACGTATCTCTCTAGGCACCCCCAGCCATTCTACACCCAGACTCAAGACTCGACATGGCCATGGTGGA GTTGTTCTGGAGCGTGTTCCCCAGAGGCACCTGGGAGGTGTCTTGGATGCAGTGAGCCAATCACTTGGTGCCAGTCCCAGTCAATCAGTCATAAGCAACAG TTCACTCTCAGGTCGTCCTCTGTGTAGTGGCACTACAAGGCTTGGGCAGCCGTGTAAGAAGAGGGCGTTGGCAGGTCAGGACTTCTGCAGGGTCCATGAGGGAGGGCATAACTCTTACAGTCGCATCACAAACTGA
- the faap24 gene encoding Fanconi anemia core complex-associated protein 24: protein MDSKPSPAVVVSAVPPYGHVILSAKWRGSTLAHHFKGVVKAIFEEELGVVDLHLSNKSCILYVSESDVVAGNDYKRKIVRFRNANSNFHGVVLVEKTRLSEQYFSGLQRFVVLELGLTLLAVASPVEAAQLISQMVHGESKENPFRRRSACRLLDPVVLNLVQQIPGVGKVKAMALLQQFSSIHQICNLSAQQLESVVGQATAQQIWGFFHNQLS from the exons ATGGATTCAAAGCCTTCACCTGCAGTCGTCGTTAGTGCCGTCCCGCCATATGGGCATGTCATCCTCAGCGCCAAGTGGAGAGGCTCTACGTTAGCGCACCATTTTAAAG GGGTTGTGAAAGCGATATTTGAGGAAGAGCTTGGTGTTGTTGATCTGCACCTCAGCAACAAAAGTTGTATCCTGTATGTGTCAGAGAGTGACGTGGTGGCAGGGAATGACTACAAAAGAAAGATTGTCCGATTCAGAAAT GCCAATAGCAACTTCCATGGGGTTGTTCTAGTGGAGAAGACTCGTCTCAGTGAGCAGTATTTCAGTGGCCTGCAGAGGTTTGTGGTACTGGAGCTGGGTTTAACCCTGCTTGCTGTCGCCAGTCCTGTTGAAGCAGCCCAGCTCATTTCACAGATG GTCCATGGAGAGAGCAAGGAAAACCCTTTTCGCAGAAGAAGTGCATGCAGACTCTTAGACCCGGTGGTGTTGAACCTAGTGCAGCAGATCCCTGGGGTCGGCAAAGTAAAGGCCATGGCTCTGCTCCAGCAGTTCTCCAGCATCCATCAGATCTGCAACCTCTCAGCCCAGCAGCTGGAGTCTGTTGTGGGGCAGGCCACTGCTCAGCAAATCTGGGGTTTTTTCCATAATCAGCTCAGCTGA
- the bmb gene encoding protein brambleberry isoform X3, with product MFQRGEVPWMLLLMCLLGNQRSIAEAFFEWLKKAAPTPASMPPASATASSVLHGEVPSFEMSVADEKFLSVAKQMDLSPLDSCHLKVITQLKATCNGLTEEQLAKLGVALFNCQSEVEGRGTYLCTEEMSIKECTADMDSDTWNAYHIVSNRARAVCYATRQQHFRRQAELTVNALISTATSQLDAMKDLKEGQRELRDLTASSLDRLLDGHSTLQLQQGALKEGQEQLDASITTNLQRLAQERALISTGQQLVAQLIQGITQRMENVSEQLKGQGTDVQEGHRAILDDLAEVRGRAQEIYSKMELSLNGVLQQQNTTVQFYGELIGKLERMNTTLGYLLTHLDSMQNRIEDRLSMIQGYLGWAGLSLHAVWTCVMHAGYFLFAAVLLSFLQCPTFSRMSLLITVPVNAIAEVNQQSALDLVTLSLLLVTLSLGHWFVLRLLWMLSKLKSQKCCPAPLPLAPAMETHEQPPDTACGPVMSSTPREADLECDLESEVPYLGQDSFMTGDPCMVALSPSGAVPPRHGRISLGTPSHSTPRLKTRHGHGGMLVVLERVPQRHLGGVLDAVSQSLGASPSQSVISNSSLSGRPLCSGTTRLGQPCKKRALAGQDFCRVHEGGHNSYSRITN from the exons ATGTTTCAGAGGGGTGAGGTGCCCTGGATGCTGCTGCTGATGTGCCTGCTGGGTAATCAGCGGAGTATAGCTGAGGCTTTCTTTGAATGGCTGAAGAAGGCTGCACCTACACCAGCCTCTATGCCCCCAGCTTCTGCCACTGCCTCATCTGTTCTGCACGGCGAGGTCCCATCTTTTGAAATGAGTGTTGCGGATGAGAAGTTTTTATCTGTGGCTAAACAGATGGATCTCAGCCCTCTTGACAGCTGCCACCTTAAG GTTATTACTCAGCTCAAGGCTACCTGCAATGGCCTAACGGAAGAACAGCTGGCCAAACTGGGTGTGGCTCTGTTTAACTGCCAGTCAGAAGTGGAGGGTCGCGGGACTTACCTTTGCACTGAGGAAATG tcCATTAAAGAGTGTACAGCGGATATGGATTCAGACACATGGAATGCGTATCACATTGTCAGCAACCGAGCACGCGCCGTGTGTTATGCCACACGCCAGCAGCACTTCCGCCGACAGGCAGAGCTTACCGTCAATGCTCTTATCTCCACGGCAACAAGCCAGCTTGATGCTATGAAAGATTTGAAG gaGGGGCAGCGTGAGCTGCGGGACCTGACTGCGTCATCACTGGACAGGCTGTTGGATGGTCACAGTACCCTGcagctccagcagggggcactaaAGGAGGGCCAGGAGCAGCTGGATGCTTCGATCACCACCAATCTGCAGAGGCTGGCACAGGAGAGAGCCCTCATCAGCACCGGGCAGCAGCTGGTGGCACAGCTGATACAGGGCATTACCCAGAGAATGG AGAATGTTAGTGAGCAGTTAAAGGGTCAAGGTACAGATGTGCAAGAAGGACATCGGGCCATTCTGGATGACCTTGCTGAAGTCCGAGGGCGTGCCCAGGAGATCTACAGTAAAATGG AGCTCAGTTTGAATGGTGTTCTGCAGCAGCAAAACACAACAGTGCAGTTCTACGGTGAGTTGATTGGGAAGCTGGAGCGCATGAATACCACTCTGGGATATCTGCTGACACACTTGGACAGCATGCAGAACCGAATAGAGGATCGACTGAGTATGATCCAGGGATACCTGGGGTGGGCAG GTCTGAGCCTGCATGCCGTGTGGACGTGTGTGATGCATGCTGGGTATTTCCTGTTCGCCGCAGTGTTGCTGTCCTTCCTGCAGTGTCCCACTTTCTCCCGCATGTCTCTGCTCATCACCGTACCCGTCAACGCCATCGCCGAAGTCAACCAGCAGTCGGCCTTGGACCTGGTCACACTTTCGCTGCTCCTCGTCACGCTCTCCCTGG GTCACTGGTTCGTGCTGCGGTTGTTGTGGATGCTGTCCAAGCTGAAGAGCCAGAAGTGttgtcctgctcctcttcctctggctCCTGCCATGGAGACCCATGAACAGCCCCCCGACACTGCCTGTGGCCCGGTGATGTCCTCCACCCCTCGAGA agCTGACCTGGAATGTGATTTGGAATCTGAGGTGCCATATCTTGGTCAGGACAGCTTTATGACGG GTGACCCCTGCATGGTGGCTTTGTCTCCATCTGGCGCTGTTCCACCCAGACATGGACGTATCTCTCTAGGCACCCCCAGCCATTCTACACCCAGACTCAAGACTCGACATGGCCATGGTGGA ATGCTG GTTGTTCTGGAGCGTGTTCCCCAGAGGCACCTGGGAGGTGTCTTGGATGCAGTGAGCCAATCACTTGGTGCCAGTCCCAGTCAATCAGTCATAAGCAACAG TTCACTCTCAGGTCGTCCTCTGTGTAGTGGCACTACAAGGCTTGGGCAGCCGTGTAAGAAGAGGGCGTTGGCAGGTCAGGACTTCTGCAGGGTCCATGAGGGAGGGCATAACTCTTACAGTCGCATCACAAACTGA
- the bmb gene encoding protein brambleberry isoform X1, whose amino-acid sequence MFQRGEVPWMLLLMCLLGNQRSIAEAFFEWLKKAAPTPASMPPASATASSVLHGEVPSFEMSVADEKFLSVAKQMDLSPLDSCHLKVITQLKATCNGLTEEQLAKLGVALFNCQSEVEGRGTYLCTEEMSIKECTADMDSDTWNAYHIVSNRARAVCYATRQQHFRRQAELTVNALISTATSQLDAMKDLKEGQRELRDLTASSLDRLLDGHSTLQLQQGALKEGQEQLDASITTNLQRLAQERALISTGQQLVAQLIQGITQRMENVSEQLKGQGTDVQEGHRAILDDLAEVRGRAQEIYSKMELSLNGVLQQQNTTVQFYGELIGKLERMNTTLGYLLTHLDSMQNRIEDRLSMIQGYLGWAGLSLHAVWTCVMHAGYFLFAAVLLSFLQCPTFSRMSLLITVPVNAIAEVNQQSALDLVTLSLLLVTLSLGHWFVLRLLWMLSKLKSQKCCPAPLPLAPAMETHEQPPDTACGPVMSSTPREADLECDLESEVPYLGQDSFMTGDPCMVALSPSGAVPPRHGRISLGTPSHSTPRLKTRHGHGGMLVVLERVPQRHLGGVLDAVSQSLGASPSQSVISNRYDFSVVLICVQSCLKVLLTAAHYFLCMLDCADSPSNSSLSGRPLCSGTTRLGQPCKKRALAGQDFCRVHEGGHNSYSRITN is encoded by the exons ATGTTTCAGAGGGGTGAGGTGCCCTGGATGCTGCTGCTGATGTGCCTGCTGGGTAATCAGCGGAGTATAGCTGAGGCTTTCTTTGAATGGCTGAAGAAGGCTGCACCTACACCAGCCTCTATGCCCCCAGCTTCTGCCACTGCCTCATCTGTTCTGCACGGCGAGGTCCCATCTTTTGAAATGAGTGTTGCGGATGAGAAGTTTTTATCTGTGGCTAAACAGATGGATCTCAGCCCTCTTGACAGCTGCCACCTTAAG GTTATTACTCAGCTCAAGGCTACCTGCAATGGCCTAACGGAAGAACAGCTGGCCAAACTGGGTGTGGCTCTGTTTAACTGCCAGTCAGAAGTGGAGGGTCGCGGGACTTACCTTTGCACTGAGGAAATG tcCATTAAAGAGTGTACAGCGGATATGGATTCAGACACATGGAATGCGTATCACATTGTCAGCAACCGAGCACGCGCCGTGTGTTATGCCACACGCCAGCAGCACTTCCGCCGACAGGCAGAGCTTACCGTCAATGCTCTTATCTCCACGGCAACAAGCCAGCTTGATGCTATGAAAGATTTGAAG gaGGGGCAGCGTGAGCTGCGGGACCTGACTGCGTCATCACTGGACAGGCTGTTGGATGGTCACAGTACCCTGcagctccagcagggggcactaaAGGAGGGCCAGGAGCAGCTGGATGCTTCGATCACCACCAATCTGCAGAGGCTGGCACAGGAGAGAGCCCTCATCAGCACCGGGCAGCAGCTGGTGGCACAGCTGATACAGGGCATTACCCAGAGAATGG AGAATGTTAGTGAGCAGTTAAAGGGTCAAGGTACAGATGTGCAAGAAGGACATCGGGCCATTCTGGATGACCTTGCTGAAGTCCGAGGGCGTGCCCAGGAGATCTACAGTAAAATGG AGCTCAGTTTGAATGGTGTTCTGCAGCAGCAAAACACAACAGTGCAGTTCTACGGTGAGTTGATTGGGAAGCTGGAGCGCATGAATACCACTCTGGGATATCTGCTGACACACTTGGACAGCATGCAGAACCGAATAGAGGATCGACTGAGTATGATCCAGGGATACCTGGGGTGGGCAG GTCTGAGCCTGCATGCCGTGTGGACGTGTGTGATGCATGCTGGGTATTTCCTGTTCGCCGCAGTGTTGCTGTCCTTCCTGCAGTGTCCCACTTTCTCCCGCATGTCTCTGCTCATCACCGTACCCGTCAACGCCATCGCCGAAGTCAACCAGCAGTCGGCCTTGGACCTGGTCACACTTTCGCTGCTCCTCGTCACGCTCTCCCTGG GTCACTGGTTCGTGCTGCGGTTGTTGTGGATGCTGTCCAAGCTGAAGAGCCAGAAGTGttgtcctgctcctcttcctctggctCCTGCCATGGAGACCCATGAACAGCCCCCCGACACTGCCTGTGGCCCGGTGATGTCCTCCACCCCTCGAGA agCTGACCTGGAATGTGATTTGGAATCTGAGGTGCCATATCTTGGTCAGGACAGCTTTATGACGG GTGACCCCTGCATGGTGGCTTTGTCTCCATCTGGCGCTGTTCCACCCAGACATGGACGTATCTCTCTAGGCACCCCCAGCCATTCTACACCCAGACTCAAGACTCGACATGGCCATGGTGGA ATGCTG GTTGTTCTGGAGCGTGTTCCCCAGAGGCACCTGGGAGGTGTCTTGGATGCAGTGAGCCAATCACTTGGTGCCAGTCCCAGTCAATCAGTCATAAGCAACAGGTATGACTTCAGTGTCGTGCTAATTTGTGTGCAGTCGTGTTTAAAGGTCTTGCTTACTGCAGCACACTACTTCTTGTGTATGTTGGACTGTGCTGATTCTCCTTCCAACAGTTCACTCTCAGGTCGTCCTCTGTGTAGTGGCACTACAAGGCTTGGGCAGCCGTGTAAGAAGAGGGCGTTGGCAGGTCAGGACTTCTGCAGGGTCCATGAGGGAGGGCATAACTCTTACAGTCGCATCACAAACTGA
- the bmb gene encoding protein brambleberry isoform X2 produces the protein MFQRGEVPWMLLLMCLLGNQRSIAEAFFEWLKKAAPTPASMPPASATASSVLHGEVPSFEMSVADEKFLSVAKQMDLSPLDSCHLKVITQLKATCNGLTEEQLAKLGVALFNCQSEVEGRGTYLCTEEMSIKECTADMDSDTWNAYHIVSNRARAVCYATRQQHFRRQAELTVNALISTATSQLDAMKDLKEGQRELRDLTASSLDRLLDGHSTLQLQQGALKEGQEQLDASITTNLQRLAQERALISTGQQLVAQLIQGITQRMENVSEQLKGQGTDVQEGHRAILDDLAEVRGRAQEIYSKMELSLNGVLQQQNTTVQFYGELIGKLERMNTTLGYLLTHLDSMQNRIEDRLSMIQGYLGWAGLSLHAVWTCVMHAGYFLFAAVLLSFLQCPTFSRMSLLITVPVNAIAEVNQQSALDLVTLSLLLVTLSLGHWFVLRLLWMLSKLKSQKCCPAPLPLAPAMETHEQPPDTACGPVMSSTPREADLECDLESEVPYLGQDSFMTGDPCMVALSPSGAVPPRHGRISLGTPSHSTPRLKTRHGHGGVVLERVPQRHLGGVLDAVSQSLGASPSQSVISNRYDFSVVLICVQSCLKVLLTAAHYFLCMLDCADSPSNSSLSGRPLCSGTTRLGQPCKKRALAGQDFCRVHEGGHNSYSRITN, from the exons ATGTTTCAGAGGGGTGAGGTGCCCTGGATGCTGCTGCTGATGTGCCTGCTGGGTAATCAGCGGAGTATAGCTGAGGCTTTCTTTGAATGGCTGAAGAAGGCTGCACCTACACCAGCCTCTATGCCCCCAGCTTCTGCCACTGCCTCATCTGTTCTGCACGGCGAGGTCCCATCTTTTGAAATGAGTGTTGCGGATGAGAAGTTTTTATCTGTGGCTAAACAGATGGATCTCAGCCCTCTTGACAGCTGCCACCTTAAG GTTATTACTCAGCTCAAGGCTACCTGCAATGGCCTAACGGAAGAACAGCTGGCCAAACTGGGTGTGGCTCTGTTTAACTGCCAGTCAGAAGTGGAGGGTCGCGGGACTTACCTTTGCACTGAGGAAATG tcCATTAAAGAGTGTACAGCGGATATGGATTCAGACACATGGAATGCGTATCACATTGTCAGCAACCGAGCACGCGCCGTGTGTTATGCCACACGCCAGCAGCACTTCCGCCGACAGGCAGAGCTTACCGTCAATGCTCTTATCTCCACGGCAACAAGCCAGCTTGATGCTATGAAAGATTTGAAG gaGGGGCAGCGTGAGCTGCGGGACCTGACTGCGTCATCACTGGACAGGCTGTTGGATGGTCACAGTACCCTGcagctccagcagggggcactaaAGGAGGGCCAGGAGCAGCTGGATGCTTCGATCACCACCAATCTGCAGAGGCTGGCACAGGAGAGAGCCCTCATCAGCACCGGGCAGCAGCTGGTGGCACAGCTGATACAGGGCATTACCCAGAGAATGG AGAATGTTAGTGAGCAGTTAAAGGGTCAAGGTACAGATGTGCAAGAAGGACATCGGGCCATTCTGGATGACCTTGCTGAAGTCCGAGGGCGTGCCCAGGAGATCTACAGTAAAATGG AGCTCAGTTTGAATGGTGTTCTGCAGCAGCAAAACACAACAGTGCAGTTCTACGGTGAGTTGATTGGGAAGCTGGAGCGCATGAATACCACTCTGGGATATCTGCTGACACACTTGGACAGCATGCAGAACCGAATAGAGGATCGACTGAGTATGATCCAGGGATACCTGGGGTGGGCAG GTCTGAGCCTGCATGCCGTGTGGACGTGTGTGATGCATGCTGGGTATTTCCTGTTCGCCGCAGTGTTGCTGTCCTTCCTGCAGTGTCCCACTTTCTCCCGCATGTCTCTGCTCATCACCGTACCCGTCAACGCCATCGCCGAAGTCAACCAGCAGTCGGCCTTGGACCTGGTCACACTTTCGCTGCTCCTCGTCACGCTCTCCCTGG GTCACTGGTTCGTGCTGCGGTTGTTGTGGATGCTGTCCAAGCTGAAGAGCCAGAAGTGttgtcctgctcctcttcctctggctCCTGCCATGGAGACCCATGAACAGCCCCCCGACACTGCCTGTGGCCCGGTGATGTCCTCCACCCCTCGAGA agCTGACCTGGAATGTGATTTGGAATCTGAGGTGCCATATCTTGGTCAGGACAGCTTTATGACGG GTGACCCCTGCATGGTGGCTTTGTCTCCATCTGGCGCTGTTCCACCCAGACATGGACGTATCTCTCTAGGCACCCCCAGCCATTCTACACCCAGACTCAAGACTCGACATGGCCATGGTGGA GTTGTTCTGGAGCGTGTTCCCCAGAGGCACCTGGGAGGTGTCTTGGATGCAGTGAGCCAATCACTTGGTGCCAGTCCCAGTCAATCAGTCATAAGCAACAGGTATGACTTCAGTGTCGTGCTAATTTGTGTGCAGTCGTGTTTAAAGGTCTTGCTTACTGCAGCACACTACTTCTTGTGTATGTTGGACTGTGCTGATTCTCCTTCCAACAGTTCACTCTCAGGTCGTCCTCTGTGTAGTGGCACTACAAGGCTTGGGCAGCCGTGTAAGAAGAGGGCGTTGGCAGGTCAGGACTTCTGCAGGGTCCATGAGGGAGGGCATAACTCTTACAGTCGCATCACAAACTGA